Within Cyanobium sp. AMD-g, the genomic segment CCCCCAGGAATCAGCAGGGGGGGCTGGGCGGGCGGGGCGATGGACCTTAACGTGCGCGCAGCTATCCCTAGTGCCCATGCGCCGCCCCCTCTTCGCCTTGGCTCTAGCCATGGTGTTGCCGCTGCCGGCTCTTGCTGCCCAGGTGACCGTCAAGCCCGGCGAGACCCTCTCCGACATCGCCGCCCGCCACAGGGTGAGCGTGTCCACCCTGATGAAGGTGAACGGCATCAGCGATCCCGATCTGGTCGAAGCGGGCCGGACCCTGACCCTGCCCGGCGGCGCCGCTCGCCCCCGGACGGCCGGCGGCAGCCTCACGGTGGCCCCGGGCGAAACCCTGTCCGAAATCGCCGACCGCCACGGCATCACCGTCAGCCGCCTGATGCAGCTCAACGGCCTCAGCAAGGCCGACCACATCGAGGCCGGCCAGAAGCTGGTGGTGCCATCCGCCTCCCGCAGCGCCAGTCCGGCCTCCGGCTTCAACCGCAAGGCCTCCGAGCATGTGGTCCGCAGCGGCGAAAGCCTGTCCCAGATCGCCGAGGGCTACGGCATTCCCATGACGCAGCTGATCGCGATCAACCGCATCAGCGATCCCAACCTGGTGGAGTCCGGCACCCGCCTGCGGCTGAAGCCCACCGCCGCGCCCAGCGTCAAACCGGCCGCCAAGCCCGCCGCT encodes:
- a CDS encoding LysM peptidoglycan-binding domain-containing protein; amino-acid sequence: MRRPLFALALAMVLPLPALAAQVTVKPGETLSDIAARHRVSVSTLMKVNGISDPDLVEAGRTLTLPGGAARPRTAGGSLTVAPGETLSEIADRHGITVSRLMQLNGLSKADHIEAGQKLVVPSASRSASPASGFNRKASEHVVRSGESLSQIAEGYGIPMTQLIAINRISDPNLVESGTRLRLKPTAAPSVKPAAKPAAAARPAATPRPAAKPAPTARPAPASQPAPAVVRATPAPAARPQPAVVAAAPRPASTATATPGKPDWRNYGPLQVDWANWQPMGGSMVAPTLNSQGESLYLAVNCSARKLNATSQAGQWKSWDDPQADFEQQLVTDLCKSRGS